From the genome of Thunnus thynnus chromosome 1, fThuThy2.1, whole genome shotgun sequence, one region includes:
- the LOC137180478 gene encoding thioredoxin-like has protein sequence MLRIFWEEPNLLHTPSALSLIPPAATMVKEVKDLDEFRLLLKEAGTKLVVVDFTATWCGPCRMIGPEFVKLSEKPENSNVVFLKVDVDKAPDVSSSCGIKCMPTFHFYKNGEKVYEFSGADLQTLTKKVEELRS, from the exons ATGCTGCGTATATTCTGGGAAGAGCCAAACCTCCTCCACACCCCGTCAGCTCTGAGCTTGATCCCTCCAGCAGCCACCATGGTTAAGGAAGTGAAAGATTTG GATGAGTTCAGGCTCCTGTTGAAGGAAGCCGGAACCAAGCTGGTGGTCGTGGACTTCACGGCCACCTGGTGCGGCCCCTGCAGGATGATCGGACCCGAGTTTGTA aaactgtcagaaaaacCTGAGAACAGTAACGTGGTTTTCCTGAAGGTGGACGTGGATAAAGCTCcg GATGTGAGTTCATCCTGCGGGATTAAATGTATGCCCACGTTCCATTTTTACAAGAATGGAGAGAAG gtgtATGAGTTCTCCGGCGCCGACCTGCAAACACTGACCAAGAAAGTGGAAGAATTGAGATCTTAA